The following coding sequences lie in one Polynucleobacter asymbioticus genomic window:
- the dprA gene encoding DNA-processing protein DprA: MCILKNPNIVQIQRNSPGYPARLLDLYDPPNSLYIYGDIRLLNIPAIAIVGSRIASPEGVKNAHYFAQALSAEGYLIISGLARGIDGAAHLGALGPNRDHPTIAVCGTGLDIVYPSEHLGLAQAIGSAGLLVSELASGSGPKAWHFPRRNRIIAALSLGILVVEAAERSGSLITARLGYELGREIFAIPGSIHNPLKRGCHQLLQQGAKLVQSPQDILEELPKCQKTSFKAI, translated from the coding sequence ATGTGCATACTCAAAAACCCAAACATCGTCCAAATTCAACGAAATTCCCCAGGCTACCCAGCTCGCCTGCTGGATTTATACGATCCACCCAACTCACTCTATATATATGGTGATATTCGCCTACTCAACATCCCGGCGATTGCTATCGTAGGCTCAAGAATTGCCAGCCCAGAGGGGGTCAAAAATGCTCACTATTTTGCGCAAGCCCTATCTGCCGAGGGTTACCTCATTATTTCCGGGCTGGCTCGAGGCATTGATGGGGCAGCCCATTTGGGCGCCCTCGGGCCAAATCGGGACCACCCAACCATAGCAGTATGTGGAACAGGGCTAGATATCGTGTACCCAAGTGAACACCTTGGATTGGCCCAGGCCATCGGTAGCGCAGGCCTCCTAGTGTCTGAACTAGCCTCAGGATCGGGACCAAAAGCATGGCACTTCCCACGCAGGAACCGCATCATTGCCGCCCTCTCCCTAGGAATCCTAGTGGTTGAGGCGGCTGAGCGCTCTGGTTCGCTTATTACAGCAAGGCTGGGCTATGAGCTTGGCCGAGAGATTTTTGCTATTCCGGGGTCAATACATAACCCCCTTAAAAGGGGCTGTCACCAGCTACTGCAGCAAGGGGCCAAACTGGTCCAATCCCCGCAAGACATCCTTGAGGAGTTACCAAAATGCCAAAAAACCTCATTTAAAGCTATTTAA
- the def gene encoding peptide deformylase — protein MALLTVLCYPDPRLHKVAKPVAQVDARIKKIVADMAETMYDAPGVGLAATQVDIHERIVVIDVSDNQDELMVFINPELVWASPEKKSWREGCLSVPEYYDEVDRPAVVRVKALDINGKEFEVEADGLLSVCLQHEMDHLQGKVFVEYLSMLKRNRISLKMKKRAKELVGER, from the coding sequence ATGGCTTTATTAACCGTCCTTTGTTACCCAGATCCACGCCTACACAAGGTTGCCAAACCCGTAGCGCAGGTAGATGCACGCATCAAAAAAATTGTGGCCGATATGGCCGAGACTATGTATGACGCACCTGGTGTTGGTTTAGCGGCAACGCAGGTAGATATTCATGAGCGAATTGTTGTAATTGATGTTTCGGATAATCAAGACGAGTTAATGGTCTTTATTAATCCTGAGCTGGTTTGGGCAAGCCCAGAAAAAAAATCATGGCGCGAAGGCTGTCTTTCTGTGCCGGAGTATTACGATGAAGTTGATCGCCCGGCGGTAGTGCGGGTAAAAGCACTCGACATCAATGGAAAAGAATTTGAAGTTGAGGCAGATGGTTTGTTATCGGTCTGCTTGCAGCACGAGATGGATCACTTGCAGGGCAAAGTGTTTGTTGAGTATCTCTCGATGTTGAAGCGCAATCGCATATCTCTCAAAATGAAAAAGCGCGCAAAAGAATTAGTAGGCGAGCGCTAA
- the fmt gene encoding methionyl-tRNA formyltransferase: MRIVFAGTPEFAAQAMRAIEQAGHQIVLALTQPDRRAGRGMHLQASPVKIFAQEKNIPVLQPATLKQSHADLQKRAAAQETYRYLSDIDFDAMVVVAYGLILPQDILDLASRTGKHGCFNIHASLLPRWRGAAPIQRAIESGDLMTGVSIMQMDAGLDTGDTVLVGDLKIRSDETSASLHDRLAVLGAELMVKVLNDLDQNRSVVRTPQPAEGITYAEKILKSEAEIDWQQSAIEIDRRIRAFNPFPGSTSSLYGEQLKFWSSRMSDKAQLQDAIPGQVVGLSGNGVYVQCGEGVIEILEMQRPGGKRIAANLCISSGMNVNPVMRFEKFTNQQGGANV; this comes from the coding sequence ATGAGAATTGTTTTTGCTGGTACCCCAGAGTTTGCTGCGCAAGCAATGCGCGCAATAGAACAGGCTGGCCATCAAATTGTTTTAGCGCTTACCCAGCCAGATCGCCGCGCAGGTCGTGGCATGCATCTTCAAGCGAGCCCTGTCAAAATATTTGCGCAAGAGAAAAATATTCCCGTATTACAGCCAGCAACACTCAAGCAGAGCCATGCTGACTTGCAGAAACGAGCAGCAGCACAAGAGACGTATCGATATTTATCTGACATTGATTTTGATGCAATGGTCGTTGTTGCCTATGGGCTGATTCTTCCTCAAGACATTCTTGACCTTGCCTCTCGCACTGGCAAGCATGGTTGCTTTAATATTCATGCATCTCTTTTGCCTAGGTGGCGCGGTGCGGCGCCGATACAGCGCGCCATAGAGAGTGGCGATCTCATGACCGGTGTGAGCATCATGCAAATGGATGCAGGTTTGGATACTGGCGATACTGTTTTAGTGGGTGATTTGAAAATAAGATCTGATGAAACTAGCGCATCACTACACGATCGTCTTGCGGTTTTGGGTGCTGAGTTGATGGTAAAAGTTTTAAACGACTTAGATCAAAATCGTTCTGTTGTAAGAACGCCGCAGCCTGCCGAAGGCATTACGTACGCAGAAAAAATATTAAAGAGCGAAGCAGAAATTGATTGGCAGCAAAGCGCCATTGAAATCGATCGACGTATTCGAGCTTTCAATCCATTTCCTGGATCCACCAGCAGCCTTTACGGGGAGCAGTTGAAGTTTTGGAGCTCTCGCATGTCTGACAAGGCGCAACTTCAAGATGCCATTCCGGGGCAGGTTGTGGGGCTTAGTGGAAACGGGGTTTATGTTCAATGTGGCGAGGGCGTGATTGAAATATTAGAAATGCAAAGGCCCGGCGGAAAACGGATTGCTGCCAACCTATGTATTTCTAGCGGCATGAATGTAAATCCTGTAATGAGATTTGAAAAATTCACCAATCAGCAAGGGGGCGCGAATGTTTAA